A window of the Henckelia pumila isolate YLH828 chromosome 3, ASM3356847v2, whole genome shotgun sequence genome harbors these coding sequences:
- the LOC140887655 gene encoding ABC transporter A family member 1 isoform X2 yields MEKNGEKMKTRSSRRQLKAMLRKNWLLKIRHPFITCAEILLPTVLMLLLMAVRMRVDTKLHPPQPYIRKDMLVEVGKDAKSVPFNQILELLYNKGEYLAFAPDTSETRMMINILSIKFPLLELTSIIYKDEEELETYIRSDLYGADDQVKNATNPKIKGAVVFHDQGPKVFDYSIRLNHTWAFSGFPDVKSIMDINGPYLNDLELGVNTIPIMQYSFSGFLTLQQVLDSFIIYVQQQRVANIDTKDLVSPSKSALFHTQLIPWTQFSPSNIRLFPFPTRAYTDDEFQSIVKKVMGVLYLLGFLYPISQLISYSVFEKEQRIKEGLYMMGLKDEMFHLSWFLTYALQFGVSSGVITLCTMGTLFKYSDKTLVFVYFFSFGLSSITLSFLISTFFTRAKTAIAVGTLSFLGAFFPYYTVNDEAVSLILKVMASFLSPTAFALGSINFADYERAQVGLRWSNIWRESSGVCFLVCLLMMVVDTFLYGAVGLCLDKVLHRENKLLYQWRLRKHFWRKKNDSKQFSSSSVVKLAGSDSGINSRPFQRDANEASVEEIGLELKQQESDGRCIQIRGLHKVYDTKKASCCAVNSLQLTLYENQILALLGHNGAGKSTTMSMLVGLVHPTSGDALVFGRNILTDMDEIRKSLGVCPQYDILFPELTVKEHLEIFSDLKGVNEDRLKNAVMEMAEEVGLADKLNTVVGALSGGMRRKLSLGIALIGDSKVVILDEPTSGMDPYSMRLTWQLIKRIKKGRIILLTTHSMDEADVLGDRIAIMANGSLKCCGSSFFLKQKYGVGYTLTLVKTTPTTSAAADIVYRHIPSAICVSEVGNELTFKLPLASSSSFESMFREIECYVQRSNPTVGTVGYGDGNSLGIESYGISVTTLEEVFLRVAGGDFDNTECLDSKKLLTTPDSNVQQPGENHTSNRIIYSKLCKSCIEVIGYMMATMGKASGLFWATTLHILNFISMQCCCFCTFSRSTFWKHSKALIIKRAMSARRDQKTIVFQLLIPAIFLLFGLLLVKLKPHPDQQSITFTTSRFNPLLTGGGGGGPIPFDLSSLAANEVSEHVHGGWIQKFQPTTYRFPDSQKAFEDAVEAAGPTLGPILLSMSEYLMSSFNESYQSRYGAVVVDKRSEDGSLGYTILHNSSCQHAAPTFVNLINSAILRLATLDENMTIQTRNHPLPLTQSQRLQRHDLDAFTVAIIVNIAFSFIPASFAVAVVKEREVKAKHQQLISGVSVLSYWASTYIWDFISFLIPSTFAILLFSIFGLDQFIGRASFFPTILMFLGYGSAIASSTYCLTFFFSEHSMAQNVVLLVHFFTGLVLMVISFIMGLIESTTYANTLLKNFFRLSPGFCFADGLASLALLRQGVKKGSGDTVFDWNVTGASICYLAAEGIIYFVLTLGLELLLPLKINFVTASELFTSVKKMFDTTSSSSLQPLLKSSSGDANDLEEDIDVQTERNRVLSGSVGRAIIYLRNLRKVYPGGKQQGSKIAVHSLTFSVQEGECFGFLGPNGAGKTTTLSMLSGEESPSSGTAFIFGKDIGSSPKAARRHIGYCPQFDALLEFVTVREHLYLYARIKGVQEYELER; encoded by the exons ATGGAGAAGAACGGAGAGAAAATGAAGACGAGGTCTTCAAGAAGACAGTTGAAAGCCATGCTCCGAAAGAATTGGCTTCTCAAGATACGCCACCCGTTCATCACCTGTGCGGAG ATATTGCTTCCTACTGTTCTTATGTTGCTGCTCATGGCCGTGAGGATGAGAGTTGATACAAAGCTACATCCGCCACAACC ATATATTCGAAAGGACATGCTAGTTGAAGTCGGGAAAGATGCCAAGTCCGTGCCTTTCAATCAAATTTTAGAATTGTTGTATAACAAAGGTGAATATTTGGCATTTGCACCCGACACAAGTGAGACCAGGATGATGATTAATATATTGTCCATCAAGTTTCCTCTGCTCGAG TTGACATCAATAATTTACAAAGATGAAGAAGAGCTTGAGACATACATACGCTCGGACCTGTATGGTGCCGATGATCAAGTGAA GAACGCGACAAACCCAAAAATTAAAGGAGCTGTTGTTTTTCATGATCAAGGGCCTAAGGTGTTTGATTATAGCATACGCTTGAACCATACATGGGCTTTTTCTGGATTCCCTGATGTTAAATCTATTATGGATATCAATGGTCCATATCTCAATGACTTGGAATTAGGGGTGAACACAATACCAATTATGCAGTACAGCTTCAGTGGATTCTTAACT CTTCAACAGGTCCTGGACTCCTTCATTATCTACGTCCAACAACAACGAGTGGCAAACATAGACACCAAAGATTTAGTATCACCTTCAAAGTCAGCTTTGTTTCACACGCAACTCATACCTTGGACGCAGTTTAGCCCTTCAAATATAAGACTCTTCCCTTTTCCAACTCGTGCATACACTGATGACGAGTTCCAGTCCATCGTCAAGAAAGTCATGGGAGTGCT GTACTTGCTGGGATTTCTCTATCCAATTTCTCAACTGATTAGTTATTCTGTTTTTGAAAAG GAGCAGAGGATCAAGGAAGGACTCTACATGATGGGTTTAAAGGATGAGATGTTTCATCTTTCATGGTTTCTAACTTACGCACTGCAG TTTGGAGTCTCTTCTGGTGTCATCACTCTTTGCACGATGGGAACCCTTTTCAAGTACAGCGACAAGACACTGGTGTTTGTTTACTTTTTCTCTTTTGGGCTGAGCTCAATAACACTATCATTTCTGATCTCCACCTTCTTCACTCGGGCAAAGACTGCGATAGCAGTTGGGACACTTTCTTTTCTTGGAGCTTTCTTCCCTTATTATACAGTAAACGATGAAGCTGTTTCTCT GATATTAAAGGTCATGGCATCTTTTCTTTcacccacggcttttgctttaGGGTCTATCAACTTTGCTGATTATGAACGTGCTCAGGTTGGCCTACGATGGAGCAACATCTGGCGG GAGTCTTCAGGGGTTTGTTTCTTGGTCTGCCTTTTGATGATGGTGGTTGACACTTTCTTATATGGTGCAGTTGGTTTGTGTTTAGATAAG GTCCTTCATAGGGAAAATAAGTTGCTCTACCAATGGCGTTTACGTAAGCACTTTTGGAGGAAGAAAAATGATAGCAAGCAATTTTCTTCCAGTTCTGTGGTCAAACTGGCTGGCAGTGACTCTGGGATAAACAGTCGTCCATTTCAAAGAGATGCAAATGAAGCATCCGTGGAAGAAATAGGTTTAGAATTAAAGCAACAAGAGTCCGATGGCAG ATGTATTCAGATTAGAGGTCTGCACAAGGTGTATGATACTAAGAAGGCAAGTTGCTGTGCTGTCAATTCTTTACAATTGACGCTgtatgaaaatcaaattctcgCTCTTTTAG GACACAATGGTGCTGGTAAAAGCACAACAATGTCCATGCTCGTTGGTCTTGTTCATCCTACATCTGGAGATGCATTAGTTTTTGGACGGAACATCTTGACAGACATG GATGAAATTCGCAAAAGTTTGGGTGTCTGCCCACAATACGACATTCTTTTTCCAGAATTGACA GTGAAGGAGCACTtggaaatattttctgatctAAAAGGTGTGAATGAAGATCGCTTGAAAAATGCTGTGATGGAAATGGCTGAAGAA GTAGGTTTGGCAGACAAGCTCAATACTGTTGTGGGAGCTCTTTCTGGAGGCATGAGGAGGAAACTATCTCTTGGAATTGCATTAATAGGAGACAGCAAG GTTGTTATTCTTGATGAACCCACAAGTGGAATGGATCCTTACTCAATGCGGTTGACATGGCAGttaattaaaagaattaaaaagGGAAGGATAATATTACTAACTACTCACTCCATGGATGAAGCTGATGTGCTAGGAGATCGAATTGCTATCATGGCTAATGGTTCTCTGAAATGCTGCGGAAG TTCCTTTTTCTTAAAGCAGAAGTATGGTGTTGGTTACACTCTTACTCTGGTCAAG ACTACACCTACTACCTCTGCAGCAGCTGATATAGTTTACCGTCACATCCCATCAGCGATATGCGTGAGCGAA GTTGGTAATGAGCTTACATTCAAGCTTCCTCTTGCTTCCTCCTCATCATTTGAGAGCATGTTTCGGGAAATAGAGTGTTATGTGCAAAGATCAAATCCTACTGTTGGAACTGTAGGTTATGGGGATGGTAATTCGCTTGGCATTGAAAGTTATGGCATTTCTGTCACAACTTTAGAGGAAGTATTTTTGAGAGTTGCTGGTGGTGATTTTGATAACACTGAGTGCCTTGATAGTAAGAAGCTTTTAACAACTCCTGATTCTAATGTTCAGCAACCCGGCGAAAATCACACATCAAATCGAATAATTTATTCAAAACTTTGCAAAAGTTGTATTGAAGTTATTGGCTACATGATGGCGACTATGGGGAAAGCTAGTGGTCTATTTTGGGCAACTACTCTGCATATCTTAAATTTCATTAGTATGCAGTGTTGTTGCTTTTGCACATTTTCAAGGTCAACTTTCTGGAAACACTCAAAAGCATTAATTATAAAGAGAGCAATGTCAGCTCGCCGTGATCAAAAAACAATTGTTTTTCAGTTGTTGATCCCGGCCATCTTTTTGCTTTTCGGTCTTCTTTTAGTCAAGCTTAAGCCGCATCCCGACCAGCAATCCATAACCTTCACAACCTCACGCTTCAATCCACTATTAActggtggaggtggaggtggaccAATTCCTTTCGATCTATCGTCGCTAGCTGCAAATGAG GTTTCGGAGCATGTGCATGGAGGATGGATTCAAAAATTTCAACCGACTACATATAGATTTCCTGATTCACAGAAGGCATTTGAAGATGCTGTTGAAGCTGCGGGGCCAACTTTGGGGCCAATTTTACTTTCAATGAGTGAATATCTAATGTCTAGCTTTAATGAATCCTATCAGTCTAG ATATGGAGCAGTAGTTGTTGATAAACGGAGTGAGGATGGAAGTCTTGGTTACACCATTCTTCACAATAGTTCCTGCCAGCATGCTGCTCCAACCTTTGTTAATTTGATAAATTCAGCAATACTCAGGCTTGCTACCCTTGACGAGAATATGACTATTCAAACACGTAATCACCCTTTGCCACTGACACAGAGTCAGCGTCTGCAACGTCAT GATCTGGATGCCTTTACTGTGGCCATTATTGTTAATATTGCCTTCTCCTTCATCCCTGCTTCATTTGCAGTGGCCGTTGTGAAG GAACGTGAAGTGAAAGCAAAGCACCAACAACTTATTAGTGGG GTGTCTGTACTTTCATATTGGGCTTCAACTTATATATGGGATTTCATCAGCTTCTTAATTCCGTCCACTTTTGCGATTCTTCTTTTTTCCATATTTG GTCTAGATCAATTCATCGGGAGGGCCTCTTTCTTCCCAACTATCCTCATGTTTCTAGGATATGGATCGGCAATTGCATCATCTACGTACTGCCTGACGTTTTTCTTTTCTGAACATAGCATGGCACAG AATGTTGTCCTCTTGGTACATTTTTTCACTGGGCTCGTTCTTATGGTTATATCATTCATAATGGGGCTCATAGAATCAACAACATATGCGAACACTCTTCTCAAG AATTTCTTCAGATTGTCGCCTGGGTTTTGTTTTGCTGATGGATTAGCTTCGTTAGCTCTTTTGCGCCAGGGGGTGAAAAAAGGATCAGGTGATACTGTATTTGACTGGAATGTAACTGGTGCCTCCATTTGTTATTTGGCTGCTGAG GGCATCATTTACTTTGTGTTGACACTTGGTCTTGAACTTTTGCTTCCtctcaaaataaattttgtgaCAGCATCTGAGTTGTTTACAAGTGTAAAAAAAATGTTCGACACAACTTCCAGTAGCTCTTTACAACCGCTTCTTAAATCAAGCTCAGGAGATGCTAATGATCTTGAAGAGGATATAGATGTACAAACAGAAAGAAACAGGGTGCTATCAGGTTCAGTGGGCAGGGCTATTATCTATCTGCGTAATCTTCGTAAG GTTTATCCAGGAGGGAAGCAACAGGGTTCAAAAATCGCAGTTCATTCATTGACGTTTTCTGTACAAGAAGGAGAATGTTTTGGTTTTCTTGGCCCTAATGGAGCAGGGAAAACAACAACTCTGTCGATGCTCTCTG GAGAAGAAAGTCCCAGCTCTGGAACTGCCTTTATTTTTGGTAAAGATATCGGATCCAGCCCGAAGGCTGCTCGTCGACAT ATTGGTTATTGTCCGCAATTTGATGCTCTGCTTGAGTTTGTCACTGTCCGGGAACACCTTTACCTCTATGCAAGAATAAAAGGAGTTCAAGAGTACGAACTTGAACGT TGA